A genomic stretch from Malus domestica chromosome 15, GDT2T_hap1 includes:
- the LOC103454203 gene encoding probable WRKY transcription factor 13 has translation MASRTSQAAILNHHHHQQPLGLFENQEGEGCNTQTDFFPFPQNLTFSSLPLVGHQSLKGGLSTASIASDDAPSTTTLSETLVPRPSLTPPLRHKQDHNITTSSEFGGGGGGGGGGPHGHLLSLQRSTANLWAWGDVSDEYCLSSKRSSGGDDSHHPYLGGLSAMKMKKMKAIRRKVREPRFCFKTLSDVDVLDDGYKWRKYGQKVVKNTQHPRSYYRCTMDNCRVKKRVERLAEDPRMVITTYEGRHVHSPSHDLDDQDSRSPSHLNNFFW, from the exons atggcatCTAGAACGTCCCAGGCAGCCATtctcaaccaccaccaccaccagcagCCGCTGGGTTTGTTTGAGAATCAAGAGGGAGAGGGCTGTAATACACAGACGGATTTCTTTCCTTTCCCACAAAACTTGACCTTTTCATCGTTGCCCTTGGTAGGTCACCAATCTCTCAAAGGCGGCTTGAGCACGGCTAGCATAGCTTCTGATGATGCACCTTCAACTACCACTCTCTCTGAAACCCTAGTCCCCCGGCCATCACTTACTCCTCCTCTGAGGCATAAACAAGATCATAACATCACTACTAGTTCTGAATttggcggaggaggaggaggaggaggaggaggaccccATGGCCATCTCCTTTCTCTGCAAAGATCCACCGCAAATCTCTG GGCATGGGGAGACGTGAGTGATGAGTACTGCCTGAGCAGCAAGAGATCAAGCGGCGGAGACGACAGCCATCATCCTTATTTAGGAGGGCTTTCGGcaatgaagatgaagaagatgaaggcaattaGGAGGAAGGTAAGGGAGCCTAGGTTTTGCTTCAAAACCCTGAGCGATGTCGATGTGCTTGATGATGGTTACAAGTGGAGAAAGTACGGACAGAAAGTGGTAAAGAACACACAGCATCCAAG GAGTTATTATCGTTGTACGATGGATAACTGCCGCGTAAAGAAACGAGTAGAGCGATTAGCCGAGGACCCGAGGATGGTGATCACAACGTATGAAGGGAGACACGTACATTCTCCATCTCATGATCTTGATGATCAAGATTCACGATCTCCGTCGCACCTGAACAACTTCTTCTGGTAG